The proteins below are encoded in one region of Apium graveolens cultivar Ventura chromosome 4, ASM990537v1, whole genome shotgun sequence:
- the LOC141717174 gene encoding uncharacterized protein LOC141717174, with the protein MWDYPLFLNRVFLFPSQFFFLSRIINITYFVFCFVSAAKEINEDNVPLVEETARMKKARLAGLDTRGKATEPIFLRKHKEPMGEASTEGAEGHNAPITAAAPAAAATGAFQPLWGFRRGDTVVGSTKHAWDWSYHSVTPKDFTDVVATPDLERIKLMGAQSLASSNAYFQGAVRQAESWKRASDKADNALRRQQKKYATLEKKLKRKEEELGESNAELVVLRAEKDKAIDNYLDSEEFAQSMRIRDDSVFPEFFRTGWDTALGTVNEACPDINPADYICPDDEALLQRFRTRVVVSDHVPQDPLLPPPESSSRPAEDDSSSSSETTETSSESGEDDDMDAEGTSAP; encoded by the exons atgtgggactatcctctgtttctcaacagggtatttctcttcccttctcaatttttctttctttcacgcattattaacatcacttattttgtcttttgctttgtttcagctgctaaggagattaacgaggacaatgtccccttggtcgaggaaacagctaggatgaagaaagctcggttagcaggcctagacaccagaggaaaggcgacagagcctatcttcttgagaaagcacaaggagcctatgggggaggcttcaactgaaggagctgagggccataatgctcctatcactgctgctgcccctgctgctgctgctacaggcgcctttcagcctctctggggattccgccgaggggataccgtggttggttccacgaagcatgcttgggattggtcctaccatagcgtgactccaaaggactttactgatgtagTGGCCActcctgaccttgagaggattaagctcatgggagcccaatctctggcttcg tctaacgcctactttcaaggcgctgtgaggcaagccgaatcatggaagcgggcttctgataaggccgataacgccctcaggaggcagcagaagaagtatgctaccctggagaagaagctcaagcgcaaggaggaagaactcggagagtctaacgccgagctggtggtacttcgggcggagaaggataaagctatagacaattatctggactcggaggagtttgcccaatccatgaggattagggatgattcagtctttcccgagttttttaggactggttgggacacggcccttgggaccgtgaacgaggcttgtcctgatattaacccggcggactacatctgccctgacgatgaggccttgctacagaggtttcgtacccgagtagtcgtctcggatcatgttcctcaggatccacttcttcctcctcccgagtcctCTTCCAGACCcgctgaggatgacagctcttcctcctccgagacgacggagacatctagcgagagcggagaagacgatgatatggacgccgagggcacctcagctccttag